One Canis lupus dingo isolate Sandy chromosome 29, ASM325472v2, whole genome shotgun sequence genomic region harbors:
- the LOC112678400 gene encoding cytochrome c oxidase subunit 6C produces MTSSALMKPQMRGLLAKCLRFHIVGAFAVSLGVAAFYKFAVAKSRKKAYADFYRNYDSMKDFEEMKKAGIFQSAK; encoded by the coding sequence ATGACTTCAAGTGCTTTGATGAAACCTCAGATGCGAGGCCTTCTGGCCAAGTGTCTGCGATTTCATATTGTTGGAGCCTTTGCTGTATCCCTGGGGGTTGCAGCTTTCTATAAGTTTGCTGTGGCCAAATCAAGAAAGAAGGCATATGCAGATTTCTACAGAAACTATGATTCCATGAAAGATTTTGAGGAGATGAAGAAGGCTGGTATCTTCCAGAGTGCAAAGTGA